A genomic window from Anthocerotibacter panamensis C109 includes:
- the eno gene encoding phosphopyruvate hydratase, with product MQTMIQRIHAREILDSRGRPTLEAEITLASGVTGRAAVPSGASTGSFEAHELRDGDKGRYRGLGVLTAVEHVRQTIAPELIGLDALDQVGLDHKMIALDGSHTKSRLGANAILAVSLAVSQAAAQTLGMPLYRFLGGPLAHLLPVPLMNVLNGGAHADNNVDIQEFMIVPVGATCFREALRWGAEVFAVLKGVLHKQGLSTAVGDEGGFAPNVSSNEAALKLLLSAIETAGYQPGTQIALALDVASNELYKDGLYHLDGQALTSTELVAYYQDLVSRYPIISIEDGLQEEDWMGWQQLTTAIGDRVQLVGDDLFVTNRLRLQKGITSQVANAILIKVNQIGSLTETLETISLAHHAAYRTVISHRSGETEDTFIADLAVATRSGQIKTGSLCRSERIAKYNQLLRIEEQLGSSAQYPGAAAFGPL from the coding sequence ATGCAGACAATGATCCAGCGCATCCATGCTCGGGAAATTTTAGACTCTCGGGGACGGCCCACCCTGGAGGCTGAGATCACCCTTGCCTCCGGCGTGACCGGACGGGCTGCGGTTCCCAGCGGAGCCTCCACCGGAAGTTTTGAGGCGCACGAATTGCGCGACGGCGATAAAGGGCGCTATCGCGGACTCGGGGTCCTGACGGCAGTAGAGCACGTCCGCCAGACCATCGCCCCGGAACTGATAGGTTTGGATGCCCTGGATCAGGTGGGTCTCGACCACAAGATGATTGCTCTGGATGGATCGCACACCAAGAGCCGCCTGGGAGCCAATGCTATCCTCGCCGTCTCTCTAGCGGTCAGTCAGGCCGCAGCCCAGACGCTGGGGATGCCTTTGTATCGCTTCTTGGGGGGACCACTCGCCCATCTACTCCCCGTCCCCTTGATGAATGTCCTCAACGGTGGTGCCCACGCAGATAACAATGTCGATATCCAGGAATTTATGATTGTTCCGGTTGGGGCGACTTGTTTTCGAGAGGCGCTACGCTGGGGGGCGGAAGTCTTTGCTGTCCTCAAAGGAGTCCTCCACAAGCAGGGACTCAGTACCGCCGTGGGGGATGAAGGTGGTTTCGCGCCCAACGTCTCCTCCAACGAAGCGGCCCTAAAACTGTTGTTGAGCGCCATCGAGACCGCCGGATACCAACCGGGGACGCAGATCGCCCTCGCGCTTGACGTGGCAAGCAACGAACTTTACAAAGACGGCCTCTACCACCTGGATGGTCAGGCGCTGACGAGCACCGAACTGGTCGCCTACTACCAGGATTTGGTCAGCCGTTACCCCATCATCTCCATCGAAGATGGCCTCCAGGAAGAAGACTGGATGGGCTGGCAGCAACTCACCACCGCCATCGGCGACCGGGTTCAACTGGTCGGGGACGACCTCTTCGTGACGAATCGCCTACGCCTCCAAAAAGGCATCACCAGTCAAGTCGCCAACGCCATCCTCATCAAAGTCAATCAGATCGGCTCGCTCACCGAAACCCTGGAGACTATCTCCCTCGCCCACCATGCGGCCTACCGGACCGTCATCTCCCACCGCTCTGGGGAAACGGAAGATACGTTTATCGCAGATCTCGCTGTCGCCACCCGTAGCGGTCAGATCAAGACCGGCTCCCTCTGCCGCTCCGAGCGCATCGCCAAGTACAACCAACTCCTGCGTATCGAAGAGCAACTCGGCTCCAGTGCTCAGTATCCCGGCGCGGCTGCGTTTGGGCCTCTCTAG
- a CDS encoding YciI family protein: MQYVMLTYETEAAFDARSNDNQGTYWGAWQAYSKALAEAGVLVGGNALQPAFSGTTVRLRAGERKVQDGPYADTKEQLGGYFILEVSDLDTALDWAARCPAATDGAIEVRPVLPMQ; this comes from the coding sequence GTGCAATACGTAATGCTCACCTATGAAACCGAAGCTGCCTTCGACGCTCGTTCCAATGACAATCAAGGTACCTACTGGGGAGCTTGGCAAGCTTACAGCAAGGCGTTGGCGGAAGCTGGCGTACTGGTGGGGGGCAATGCTCTGCAACCTGCCTTTTCCGGTACTACGGTTCGCCTGCGCGCAGGCGAGCGCAAGGTGCAGGATGGGCCGTATGCTGATACCAAGGAGCAGCTTGGCGGTTATTTCATCCTGGAAGTGTCTGACCTCGATACAGCACTGGATTGGGCGGCACGTTGTCCGGCAGCGACAGACGGTGCAATAGAGGTCAGACCGGTCTTGCCGATGCAATAG
- the psbO gene encoding photosystem II manganese-stabilizing polypeptide: protein MRNFSIPVLALSVCALALAGCSSDKTIGATAAPKYGPVGCPKPVEGGRGVFALKAGATKKATNLCLEATQASYGGKPAKIIWGTTSPLGPAIAEITSTGSGLDLVVTGGRTGTQMTLQQGSKRLAVNFNINALDGNTEAKSGEISTSTNFQGKVTIPPLRGLNYLDSRGRGSDVGYDGANAFPASLGERGAEGTKESREREVQDGKIELQVEGVNPETGEIFGKFISRQPTGLAALPEELEVRGTFIGTFSKDVK from the coding sequence ATGAGGAACTTTTCTATCCCTGTCCTTGCCCTGAGCGTGTGTGCCCTAGCCCTGGCTGGGTGCAGTTCAGACAAAACCATCGGAGCGACTGCTGCCCCCAAGTACGGACCTGTCGGCTGTCCCAAGCCTGTTGAGGGCGGACGTGGGGTCTTTGCCTTAAAAGCGGGGGCGACCAAAAAAGCCACAAACCTCTGTCTAGAAGCTACTCAGGCTTCTTACGGAGGCAAGCCTGCCAAGATTATCTGGGGGACGACCTCCCCGCTTGGACCTGCGATTGCCGAGATTACCAGCACAGGTAGCGGCTTGGATCTGGTCGTTACAGGAGGCCGCACAGGCACGCAAATGACCCTCCAACAGGGTAGTAAGCGCCTCGCTGTCAACTTCAACATCAATGCCCTTGACGGTAATACGGAAGCCAAGAGTGGTGAGATCAGTACTTCCACCAACTTCCAGGGCAAAGTCACTATCCCACCCCTGCGGGGCTTGAACTATCTGGATTCCCGAGGCCGAGGTTCCGACGTAGGTTATGACGGAGCCAATGCCTTCCCTGCCTCTCTTGGTGAGCGGGGTGCAGAGGGTACTAAAGAATCCCGAGAACGCGAAGTCCAAGATGGGAAGATCGAACTTCAAGTCGAGGGGGTCAACCCTGAAACCGGCGAGATCTTCGGCAAGTTTATCAGCCGTCAGCCCACAGGTCTGGCTGCTCTGCCTGAGGAACTGGAAGTTAGAGGAACCTTCATTGGAACCTTTAGCAAAGACGTAAAGTGA